The Theileria equi strain WA chromosome 2 map unlocalized gcontig_1105316255037, whole genome shotgun sequence genomic sequence CGTTTTTTTAAAACACACACTGAGCTTTAAAAGTCCATGTAATCTTTGTGTGATATATACTATATTCAGAAGACGCTTGGAGAGATTCATATTTCAGATCCAGCTATAGGCTCTGAAAGCCTGTGCAAGTTTCATCCATGTTCTGCGTGCTTTAGAGTTTAATGCGGAATAAGACAATTTAAATTTACCATAGGTTATCTGGAAGACTCCATAAAAGAATATCAACCTTGGGATGCATCATGAATATCTGGATTTTTTGGGCATGCGTATCAGCTGTCTCTGTATCCTGCACAAAACTAGACATATCAAAGCGGATAATCCCCTCGTTGGCATCAAAAGTAGACTATGATAAGGATGATCTCCAATACACTGTATATATCGCGTACTTTAATGCTGTAATAGACAAACTTTCTGATGGACCACTGGTATTGTGGAGGGCAAATAAGGGTGAAAAGCTCTTGCAATTTACGATATATAGGCTTCATGGAGAGAGAATAGTTGCTTATATCCACGTATCCGGACGATTAGAGAATAAGTTTCTATACTTCAAGTATAGGGATAGCCGGTGGGTGGAAATTCCCAAGGATGAGTACTGCATTCTGCTGAGTGACGTTTTGTCCTCACGCCAATTTATCATAAATAGAGATGTGGAGGATGATATTGTCCATGTCTACGAACATGACCTGTTTGGGATTCCTGCGCGTATCTTCATTTCAGACGACCGTTACAACATCACAAGTGTCGTCGAAATTAAAAGTTTAAAGGCAAATGAACCTACAGATGACGAACAACTTATACAAAAGTACGAGTCAAGTCTATCGCTAAACGAAATAGGTAAATCTATGGAGATATCAAGTATACTCTGGAGAGCCAAACGAGGGGAAAGATGTACATTTATAGTCGTGCATGGAGACCCTTCAGATCAAAAATTGGTACATATATTCATCCAGCTTGTGGATAACCACAAGGTTCTCTATTTCGATAAACAGGGAGACAACTGGGTTGAGGTGAGAAAGGACCAGTTTTTCGAAAAGCTACAAGAGTTAGACGAGCAGTTTGAGCAGAGTATAAAGGACAATTGTAACTATAAAGCAAGAGATTGTTGTTAATCCCGAACATCTACTAGTGACTTTTGGCTTATCACGCGACAAGTTTGTGCCATCAAGGGTCTAATGCAGATTTCTAGTCCATAAATACGGGCATTACGCCTGGAAGCCGGTATCTAACGACAAAAATGGACACTATATACATACACTAGCCTATATAGATAACACAGTAGCGACGCTACTTTGCTGTTCTGGACCCTGGGTCAAGCAACATCCAACGTAGCCACTAGACGCCACGTCGTCGAGAtgaaagaatgaagagacATAGATATAGATGAAAAGATATGCAATAAAACATCTTGTGTTTATAATACATTTAGTACAAAGTCTATGAGGAAGGAAGAGACGACGTCGCAAatcgggataattatcaccactaatctccattattttctcagccagaggaaaattcttcttAAACCCACCAGTTTTCTGTTCATAACATTCAGTCAGTGTCATTAATGAATGAGGATGTTGTAGACATGGGAGTATCATGGAATTAGGCAGGAGACaccttacacattttgggCAGTAGCCGGAAGAAGGACTTTAGCGCCACAGAGACTTGGATTTGCAAACGTAGCGTATAAAGTGTCACTGGAAGAGATTTCAGAGTATTAGGACGTTCCTGCAGAAGGACTAGTCACTGCCCTTTTATCATCAAGACCTAAAGAGGTGCCCCTTCTCTTGCATCCAACTGGAGAGTAACCGAAGTATTGACCTATAGCACATCAAGCAAGGGCCATAGAGAACCATCTGCTATAGCCTATTGGTAGAGGAATAACGATTAGACATCCAGGAGTCCATGGAATACTAAAGCTACATTGAGGGTTAATTGTAAAGGAGAGTCTTCCTAGGGACTATATATAAGCCGTATGACTAGTGGAGAAGTCTATGTATATCGAGACGTCCATCATGCTAGACACATTAGTTGGGTCTTTCAACTACTTCATTGACATTTATGAGAACTAAAGACTGAAGGTAGCAACTCTTAGACAGGGTACTACACATTCATCATACTAAACACAGAGCTGCATTCACTACCATATTTGCACATTCCCATAGTGTAATTGAGAATCTTAAATAGTGCcacaaaacttttgagTCTGCTTGGTTTCTGGAGATACCCATGTAGggatacttgttcatcaCCCAATCCTCGATAGTATCCTCCAATTATCTGTAACacaattttgttttaaatgttaGACTTGTTTACACCAGAATTCATCTTTTAACCCCTTGaaggaggaggaagaagcttCCCTATTACAAATCCCTGAGGGACACATTTACATGATAACACTCTCATTATAATATACCTTTGTAGAATCTAGTAATCacaatggaggaagaacgTGCTACTCTGGAGAAGAAATACcacttttgggagagtgaGGTGGAGCtggtaaggaagaagaccCTTGCTCCAGACGGAAAGAAGTTTCGCTATTTTGATGACAAGGGaatcttcaactttgtctttatggCATGGATGTCCAAATGGGTTAAAGCAACTGCCAAGGACTACTTTGATCCCTACAGGATTCACCCACTTCCACTGGCCGACCAGATTCTCAAGTGGCAACCAATTTTCTCAAAACACGTTAGTGATGGTATAGCCAGCCTGGAAGCATTTGAATACATGGGTAAGGATGGGCGAAAGAAAGCCCCCAAACCCGTAAAGTACATTCTTTGCAGAGCCATCTTTCTTCACAAGTTGCTTGGCCTATTGTCTGATAAAAAGTTCAAGCTCATTACACTACTCTCTCTGGCGTTTTCTATCATCGCTATTGAGTTATTTAAGGAAATTTGCATGGACCACATCAACTACTACGTGCAAAGACTCTCATTTATAATGGATTCAGCTGTCCGTCTCACAGTATTTCAACATGGACTCTGTTATAGACGCGGTAACTTTACTAATCTTCACTCCAGAGAGGATTATTGTAAGAGCATTATTCACGGGTGTTCCAGAG encodes the following:
- a CDS encoding signal peptide containing protein (encoded by transcript BEWA_035300A); this translates as MNIWIFWACVSAVSVSCTKLDISKRIIPSLASKVDYDKDDLQYTVYIAYFNAVIDKLSDGPLVLWRANKGEKLLQFTIYRLHGERIVAYIHVSGRLENKFLYFKYRDSRWVEIPKDEYCILLSDVLSSRQFIINRDVEDDIVHVYEHDLFGIPARIFISDDRYNITSVVEIKSLKANEPTDDEQLIQKYESSLSLNEIGKSMEISSILWRAKRGERCTFIVVHGDPSDQKLVHIFIQLVDNHKVLYFDKQGDNWVEVRKDQFFEKLQELDEQFEQSIKDNCNYKARDCC